A single Nycticebus coucang isolate mNycCou1 chromosome 16, mNycCou1.pri, whole genome shotgun sequence DNA region contains:
- the SIK1 gene encoding serine/threonine-protein kinase SIK1 translates to MVIMSEFSAAPAGSGQGPQKPLRVGFYDVERTLGKGNFAVVKLARHRVTKTQVAIKIIDKTRLDSSNLEKIYREVQLMKLLNHPHIIKLYQVMETKDMLYIVTEFAKNGEMFDYLTSNGHLSEHEARKTFWQILSAVEYCHSHHIVHRDLKTENLLLDGNMDIKLADFGFGNFYKPGEPLSTWCGSPPYAAPEVFEGKEYEGPQLDVWSLGVVLYVLVCGSLPFDGPNLPTLRQRVLEGRFRIPFFMSQDCETLIRRMLVVDPAKRITIAQIRQHRWMQADPALLRQASLASPAHSCSSTLGEPDEQVLGIMQSLGIDRQRTVESLQNRSYNHFAAIYFLLLERLQEYRSTQGTHPGPARQHRPRSSDLSGFEVPQEGLPADPLRATLLCPQPQTLAQSVLQAEMDCDLHSSLQPLFFPVDTNCNGVFRHRPVSPSSLLDTAISEEARQDPGLEEDQETQEPLPSSTGRRHTLAEVSARFSPLTPPCIIVSPSAVASPAEGASSDSCPTFSASEGPTGFGGDLVAQGLLGTCSPVRLASPFLGSQSATPVLQAQGGLGGAALLPVSFQEGRRASDTSLTQGLKAFRQQLRKTTRTKGFLGLNKIKGLARQVCQSPSSRATRGGLSPFHPPAQSPGLHNSAASSREGRSLLEEVLQQQRLLQLQHHTATLHTCQQAPQPYMLGPCDGSGATPLPSALLTVGLPLLPPPLLQASISPVASAARLLDTHLHISAHPTALPTMPPPPHLAMLAPGYDPTGLPQGDCEMEDLTSCQLGTFVLVQ, encoded by the exons ATGGTGATCATGTCCGAGTTCAGCGCGGCCCCCGCGGGCTCGGGCCAGGGCCCGCAGAAGCCTCTCCGGGTGGGCTTCTACGACGTGGAGCGGACCCTGGGCAAAGGCAATTTCGCCGTCGTGAAGCTGGCGCGGCACAGAGTCACTAAAACGCAG GTTGCAATAAAAATAATCGATAAAACACGATTAGATTCAAGcaatttggagaaaatatatcGTGAGGTTCAGCTCATGAAGCTTCTGAATCATCCTCATATCATAAAGCTTTACCAG gttatgGAAACAAAGGATATGCTTTACATTGTTACTGAATTTgcaaaaaatggagaaatgtttG attatttaacttccaacgGGCACCTGAGTGAGCATGAAGCGAGGAAGACATTCTGGCAGATTCTGTCAGCCGTGGAGTACTGCCACAGCCACCACATTGTTCACCGTGACCTCAAGACAGAGAACCTGCTGCTGGACGGCAACATGGACATCAAGTTGGCAG ATTTTGGATTTGGGAATTTCTACAAGCCAGGAGAGCCTCTCTCCACGTGGTGTGGGAGCCCTCCATATGCAGCCCCGGAAGTCTTTGAGGGGAAGGAGTACGAAGGCCCCCAGCTGGATGTCTGG AGCCTTGGCGTCGTGCTGTACGTCCTCGTCTGTGGCTCCCTCCCCTTTGACGGGCCCAACCTCCCGACTCTGAGACAGCGGGTGCTGGAGGGCCGGTTCCGCATCCCCTTCTTCATGTCCCAAG ACTGCGAGACCCTGATCCGCCGCATGCTAGTGGTGGACCCCGCCAAGCGCATCACCATCGCCCAGATCCGGCAGCACCGGTGGATGCAGGCGGACCCTGCCCTGCTGCGGCAGGCCTCCCTCGCCTCCCCTGCACACAGCTGCAGCTCCACCCTGGGCGAGCCTGACGAGCAGGTGCTGGGCATCATGCAGAGCCTGGGCATTGACCGGCAGAGGACCGTGGAG TCGTTGCAGAACCGCAGCTATAACCACTTTGCTGCCATTTATTTCCTCCTGCTGGAGCGACTCCAGGAGTATCGGAGCACCCAGGGCACTCACCCCGGGCCTGCCAGGCAGCACCGGCCCAGGAGCTCTGACCTCAGTGGTTTTGAG GTGCCTCAGGAAGGGCTACCTGCTGACCCTCTCCGTGCCACCCTGCTGTGCCCACAGCCCCAGACCTTGGCACAGTCCGTCCTGCAGGCTGAGATGGACTGTGACCTCCACAGCTCACTCCAG CCCTTGTTCTTCCCAGTGGACACCAACTGCAACGGAGTGTTCCGGCACCGCCCAGTCTCCCCCAGCAGCCTGCTGGACACGGCCATCAGCGAGGAGGCCAGGCAGGACCCAGGGCTGGAGGAGGATCAGGAGACCCAGGAGCCCCTGCCCAGCAGCACGGGCCGGCGACACACCCTGGCAGAGGTCTCCGCCCGCTTCTCCCCACTCACTCCTCCGT GCATCATCGTTTCCCCCTCCGCCGTAGCAAGTCCGGCAGAAGGAGCCAGCTCCGACAGCTGTCCCACCTTCTCTGCCAGTGAAGGCCCTACAGGGTTCGGTGGCGACCTGGTCGCTCAGGGGCTTCTAGGCACCTGCTCCCCAGTTAGACTGGCCTCACCGTTCCTGGGGTCGCAGTCTGCCACCCCTGTGCTGCAGGCTCAGGGGGGCCTGGGAGGAGCCGCCCTGCTCCCGGTCAGCTTCCAGGAGGGTCGGAGGGCATCGGACACCTCACTGACTCAGG GGCTGAAGGCCTTTCGGCAACAGCTGAGGAAGACCACAAGGACCAAAGGGTTTCTGGGGCTGAACAAGATCAAGGGGCTGGCTCGCCAGGTATGCCAGTCACCCTCCAGCCGGGCCACCAGGGGAGGCCTGAGCCCCTTCCACCCTCCCGCACAGAGCCCAGGCCTGCACAACAGCGCAGCCAGCAGCCGAGAGGGCCGGAGCCTGCTGGAGGAGGTGCTGCAGCAGCAGAG GCTGCTCCAGTTACAGCACCACACGGCCACCCTGCACACCTGCCAGCAGGCCCCACAGCCGTACATGCTCGGTCCCTGCGATGGTTCTGGGGCCACTCCGCTCCCCAGTGCTCTCCTCACAGTGGGGCTCCCGCTGCTGCCACCTCCCCTTCTCCAGGCCAGCATCTCTCCGGTGGCCTCAGCGGCACGGCTGCTTGACACCCACCTACACATCAGTGCCCACCCAACGGCCCTCCCCACCATGCCCccaccaccgcacctggccatgCTGGCTCCAGGCTATGACCCCACAGGACTGCCACAGGGGGACTGTGAGATGGAGGACCTGACCTCTTGCCAGCTGGGGACGTTCGTCTTGGTGCAGTGA